GCCGTAGCGGCGATGCATGATCCGGCTCTGCGCGAGTATATGGGCGAACACGCCATCGGCATTGAAGCCAATCTCACCAGTAATTTGCAAACTACCACCGTTCCCGATCTTGCCAGCCATCCCATGCGCGGCTTCTTGGAGCAGGGCTTGCTGGCGACCCTCAACACCGACGACCCCGGCATCAGCGCCATTGACCTGGCCTACGAATACAACGTCGCTGCCCCCGCCGCGGGCTTGAGCAAGGCACAAATTCATCAAGCCCAGCGCAACGCCCTCGAAATTGCCTTCATCTCCGAGAGTGAAAGGGCTACTTTAGGAATGTCTCGAAAATAAGGGCCTGGCCCCTGCATTCATTATTTTCGGCTTTTTTCGCCCGTACTGCTTTTGCAGCCGGGACGGACACCGACAAATAATTGCTAACCGCCATTTGCTATCTGCACTACCCCAGCCCCTACCCCAAAAGGAGGGTACCATGTCTACAATATCTGTTGATTCCCCCACGAAACGCAAAAAAATAACCACGCGCAGGTTTGCGCAAAAGAAACAACGTGGCGAACCCATCACCACGCTGACGGCTTACGACTATCCCACTGCCGTGGCGCTGGATCGCGTTGGCGTCGATTCGATCCTCGTTGGCGACTCGCTGGGTATGGTCGTACTTGGCTACGAAAACACCCTCCCGGTCACAATGGACGATATGCTGCATCACTGCCGCGCCGTGGCCCGCGGGGCGCGCTACGCTCTGCTCATCGGCGATATGCCTTTTATGTCGTATCAGGCCGATGTGAACGACGCCGTGCGCAACGCCGGACGATTTTTGCAAGAAGCCGGGATGGACGCCATTAAACTCGAAGGTGGGCGCGAGCGCATTGAGACGGTGCGTGCCATTGTGGGGGCGGGCATCCCCGTGCAGGGGCATCTCGGCCTGACCCCGCAGAGCGTACATCAATTGGGCGGGATGCGTGCGCAGGCGCGCAACGCATCGGCGGGCAAACGCCTGCTCGAAGATGCGTTGTTATTGCAAGATGCGGGCTGCTTCAGTATCGTACTTGAATCCGTTCCGGCGCGGCTGGCCGAATTTGTCTCCCAGCGGCTCGAAATCCCCACGATTGGCATTGGCGCTGGAGCGGGCTGTGATGGGCAGGTACTGGTTACCCACGACCTGCTGGGCCTGTTCGAACGTTTCACGCCGCGTTTTGTCAAACGGTACGCCAACTTCTACGAACAAATGGAAGCCGCCTTCCGCGCCTACAAAGCCGATGTCGAGCATCGAACTTTCCCCGCTGAAGCGCACACCGTCGAAATGGCGGATGGCGAATGGCAATTATTTCTGGATGAAGTAGCCTGACGAGTTAAACCTTCAACTTTCAACATGCAACCTTCAACCATTTTGATTGTCGGAACTGGCGCGCTCGCCAATCTCTTCGCGGCACGGATCGCGCTCGCAGGTGCTTCTGTTTCCATGCTGGGTACTTGGCCCGAGGGGATTGCTGCAATTCAGGCACGCGGCATCCGGTTAGCGGATTCTGAAGGTGGAGAGCGTTCTATCCCCGTAAGCGCCACTGACGATCCCGCTGAATGTGTCGGAACGCGGCTAGCATTGGTGCTGGTCAAAGCGTGGCAGACAGAGCGGGCCGCGCGTCAACTGGCAGAATGCCTGCATCCGCAGGGCATCGCTCTGAGCTTGCAGAACGGCCTGGGCAACCGTGAAATCCTGGCGGACGTGCTCGGTGAATCACGCGTAGAGCTAGGCTCTACCACCACCGGGGCAACCCTGCTCGGGCCGGGTCATGTGCGTCCTGGCGGGGAGGGAATCATCTCATTGGGAGCGAATCCTGCCGTCGATCCGCTGATTACGCTCTTTGAACAGGCCAACTTTTCTACAAAAATTGTCCCCGATGTAGACGCACTGATTTGGGGTAAATTGGCGGTCAACGCCGCTATCAACCCGTTGACCGCCTTGTTGGGTATCACCAATGGTGAGCTATTGCAACGCCCCGAAGCCCGTCAATTAATGTCTGCCGTCGCCCATGAAGTCGCGGCTGTAGCTGCTGCTCGCGGTGTAACCTTGCCCTTCGCTGACCCCGTCGTGGCGGCAGAAAATGTTGCCCGTCGCACGGCGCAAAACCGCTCATCGATGCTGCAAGACATCCAGCGCGGCGCGTCCACCGAAATTGATGCTATTTGCGGAGCAGTAGCGCGAGCTGCCCTTGAACTTGGCGTACCCGCGCCTGTGAACCGTACCCTGTGGCAGTTGGTCAAATCGTTGACGGGGGATGGAAGACGGACGCCTGAAAACTAACCTTTAATCTGCCAACTTTTAACCTGGAACTGAACCATGAAAATTGTGACCACAATCCCCGAACTGCGCGCTGAACGCGCAAAACTCCCTGGCCCCGTAGGTTTTGTACCCACGATGGGCTATTTGCATGCAGGCCATCTCTCGCTGGCGCGGCGCGCCCGCGAAGAAAGTGCCTCAGTTGTGGCGAGTATTTTTGTCAATCCCACTCAATTTGCCCCCACCGAAGATTTGGATTCGTACCCCCGCGATCTGGAACGCGACTCACGCTTGCTCGAAGAAGCGGGCGTAGACCTGTTATGGACGCCCACGCCCGAAGTGATGTACGGTGAAAACTTCCAAACCTGGGTGACTGTGGATGAGGTGACGCAAGTGCTTGAAGGCGCCAGCCGCCCGACGCATTTTCGCGGTGTGACCACCGTAGTCGCCAAACTTTTCAACGGCGTTCAGCCGCAGAAGGCGTATTTTGGGCAGAAAGATGCCCAGCAGGCGATTGTTATTCGGCGCATGGTGCAGGATTTGAATTTCCCCATTGAGATTGTTGTCTGCCCGATTGTGCGCGAACCCGATGGGCTGGCGCTTTCCAGCCGCAACGCCTATCTTGTCCCGGTGCAGCGCCAGGCTGCTACGGTGCTTTCACGTTCTTTGAACGCCGCTAAAGACGCTTTCCACGCCGGACAGCGCGATGCCGACACGTTGCGCGCCCTCGTTACCGAGATTGTCAACGCCGAGCCACTGGCGGATCTGGAATACATTTCTTGCGCGCATCCCGATACGCTGCAAGAACTTTATGGCGAAGTTGAACGGGCTTTGTTTTCAATGGCGGCGCGAGTGGGGCGGACGCGGTTGATTGATAATCTTATCGTTGAAAGTTAAAAGTTACAGGTTGAAGGTTAGGGACTGAACAATTTTCAACCTTCAACTTTCAACCTGCAACCGTTATTGATTTTCCTCGCATAACACAATTTCCCCCAGATTTTCGTTGGCATTCAGCGTCATGCCAAAGTAGGGTGATGGGTCGAGAGTATTCTGGATTTTTAGCTCGTTGCGGAATTTGCCCAGTCCGTCATCCAGCACAATCGAAAAGTGCAGATGCACGCCGGTAGGGTTGTTGGGGTCGCCAGAGTAGTTGCCCTGATAGCCCAGCATTGTTCCAGCTTCAACCCATAGCTCAGATGTGCCCGGCGGGAAATCGGGTTCAATATAAGAGAATCCGCC
Above is a genomic segment from Chloroflexota bacterium containing:
- a CDS encoding pantoate--beta-alanine ligase, with translation MKIVTTIPELRAERAKLPGPVGFVPTMGYLHAGHLSLARRAREESASVVASIFVNPTQFAPTEDLDSYPRDLERDSRLLEEAGVDLLWTPTPEVMYGENFQTWVTVDEVTQVLEGASRPTHFRGVTTVVAKLFNGVQPQKAYFGQKDAQQAIVIRRMVQDLNFPIEIVVCPIVREPDGLALSSRNAYLVPVQRQAATVLSRSLNAAKDAFHAGQRDADTLRALVTEIVNAEPLADLEYISCAHPDTLQELYGEVERALFSMAARVGRTRLIDNLIVES
- a CDS encoding 2-dehydropantoate 2-reductase, whose translation is MQPSTILIVGTGALANLFAARIALAGASVSMLGTWPEGIAAIQARGIRLADSEGGERSIPVSATDDPAECVGTRLALVLVKAWQTERAARQLAECLHPQGIALSLQNGLGNREILADVLGESRVELGSTTTGATLLGPGHVRPGGEGIISLGANPAVDPLITLFEQANFSTKIVPDVDALIWGKLAVNAAINPLTALLGITNGELLQRPEARQLMSAVAHEVAAVAAARGVTLPFADPVVAAENVARRTAQNRSSMLQDIQRGASTEIDAICGAVARAALELGVPAPVNRTLWQLVKSLTGDGRRTPEN
- the panB gene encoding 3-methyl-2-oxobutanoate hydroxymethyltransferase; its protein translation is MSTISVDSPTKRKKITTRRFAQKKQRGEPITTLTAYDYPTAVALDRVGVDSILVGDSLGMVVLGYENTLPVTMDDMLHHCRAVARGARYALLIGDMPFMSYQADVNDAVRNAGRFLQEAGMDAIKLEGGRERIETVRAIVGAGIPVQGHLGLTPQSVHQLGGMRAQARNASAGKRLLEDALLLQDAGCFSIVLESVPARLAEFVSQRLEIPTIGIGAGAGCDGQVLVTHDLLGLFERFTPRFVKRYANFYEQMEAAFRAYKADVEHRTFPAEAHTVEMADGEWQLFLDEVA